A section of the Phacochoerus africanus isolate WHEZ1 chromosome 4, ROS_Pafr_v1, whole genome shotgun sequence genome encodes:
- the OVOL1 gene encoding putative transcription factor Ovo-like 1 — MPRAFLVKKPCVSTCKRNWSELPDEERGEIYVPVSLGFCPPQPYHEPEPSVAEPPSCTLALDMSLRDSSYSVAPGPCVVAQLPSEGTSRLADPQSRDHGFLRTKMKVTLGDSPSGDLFTCHICQKAFTYQRMLNRHMKCHNDVKRHLCTYCGKGFNDTFDLKRHVRTHTGVRPYKCSLCDKAFTQRCSLESHLKKIHGVQQKYAYKERRAKLYVCEECGCTSESQEGHVLHLKEHHPDSPLLRKTSKKVAVALQNTVTSLLQGTHHL; from the exons ATGCCCCGCGCGTTTCTGGTGAAGAAGCCGTGCGTCTCCACGTGCAAACGGAACTGGAGCGAGCTCCCCGACGAGGAGCGTGGCGAGATCTACGTACCAG TCAGCCTGGGCTTCTGCCCACCACAGCCCTACCACGAGCCGGAGCCATCGGTGGCCGAACCCCCTTCTTGCACCTTGGCTTTGGACATGAGCCTTCGGGACTCCAGCTATAGTGTGGCCCCTGGGCCCTGTGTGGTGGCCCAGCTGCCCTCTGAAGGCACGAGCCGCCTGGCAGACCCGCAGAGCAGAGACCACGGCTTCCTGCGCACCAAGATGAAG GTGACCCTGGGGGACAGTCCCAGTGGAGACCTCTTCACCTGCCACATCTGCCAGAAGGCCTTCACCTACCAGCGCATGCTGAATCGCCACATGAAGTGTCACAACGACGTCAAGAGGCACCTCTGCACCTACTGTGGGAAGGGTTTCAATGACACCTTCGACCTGAAGAGACACGTACGCACCCACACAG GCGTGCGGCCCTACAAGTGCAGCCTGTGTGACAAGGCCTTCACGCAGCGCTGCTCGCTGGAGTCTCATCTCAAGAAGATCCACGGCGTGCAGCAGAAGTACGCGTACAAGGAGCGGCGGGCCAAGCTGTACGTGTGCGAGGAGTGTGGCTGCACGTCCGAGAGCCAGGAGGGCCACGTCCTGCACCTGAAGGAGCACCACCCCGACAGCCCGCTGCTGCGCAAGACCTCCAAGAAGGTGGCCGTGGCCCTGCAGAACACCGTCACCTCCCTGCTGCAGGGCACCCACCACCTCTGA
- the AP5B1 gene encoding AP-5 complex subunit beta-1, with protein sequence MGPQSRETWAQRLGTFRASPSAFMAGPEGEDLARDLLSDLRSEKLSEPTKVSLLALSLEYPTQLWPDASAAEAAANSLLDTLVLLPPRPSALRRPLLLAATTALAAGGALGPTSGASRRLLPLLLGLASGRDLGRGFSPASEQRPLQATAWECLRELESCKPGLLGGCLGLLHSLLGQEGPVQPLSLLLALALRNALMIQARARAGLQGLLMAGDCPTEGAPWNWTLAEAGDAHLQPQAPSWPAAEEGECGLTALELSPEEARELRAAVAQLLDASYLLTPVAQAQLLWLLGWALRGLRGQPPVLFKPQLVRLLGTAQLTLLHAVLALKAAFGEALFTAQDEALLLRRLILAAQHPALPLPAHLFCLHCLLSFPENWPLGPAGEEAAPLLLGSQLCRGLLPSLLHDPMALLARLHLLCLLCVEDEDKEEQGQDPSPRRYLEELLAGLRQRAALDGGPRALATLCFQASYLVARCLAGHPVVLTPLTHGLAQLYRARPALTPHFADLLDQVGPELGEPLKVVLRQEVVSRPGRDEALRWHLQMLAKVADGDAQGATLSFLQAAATHCTDWGLQQALLKVCRALLRAGVVRGLADLLQALARQLEDPDGRDHARLYYVLLAHLARPKLGVALGPSLAAPALASSLVAENQGFAKALMVQEAPAPIRLSLGPRRAEGPVPVLQLQVEVLEPVYSLELRFSVERQLYAPLGAVHVPCLCPSRPARPLLLPLQPRRSAPARLAVRALYTTPAGLTCHAHLPPLLVSFADLFLPFPQPPEGAKEDFFEELWDSCLPKGAESHLWCPLGPHGLEALVSRHLEPFVVVAQPPTSYCVAIHLPPNSKLLLRLEAAQADGVPVALRTDDWAVLPLVGDYLRGLAAAG encoded by the exons ATGGGGCCCCAGAGCCGGGAAACCTGGGCCCAACGCCTGGGCACCTTCCGAGCCAGCCCATCCGCCTTCATGGCAGGTCCCGAGGGTGAGGATCTGGCTCGTGACCTGCTGAGCGACCTGAGAAGTGAGAAGCTGAGCGAGCCGACTAAG GTTTCCTTGCTGGCCCTGAGCTTGGAGTACCCAACCCAGCTGTGGCCGGACGCCTCTGCGGCCGAAGCAGCCGCCAACTCCCTGTTGGATACCCTGGTCCTTCTACCCCCGCGGCCTTCGGCTCTGCGGCGGCCCCTGTTGCTGGCTGCCACCACAGCCTTGGCGGCAGGAGGTGCGCTAGGCCCCACCTCGGGAGCCTCTCGCAGGCTTCTGCCCCTGCTGCTTGGCTTGGCCTCAGGCCGAGATCTGGGGCGAGGTTTTAGCCCTGCTTCGGAACAGCGCCCCCTGCAGGCCACGGCGTGGGAGTGCCTACGGGAGCTGGAGAGCTGCAAGCCTGGGCTGCTagggggctgcctggggctgctGCACAGCCTGCTGGGGCAGGAGGGCCCTGTCCAGCCTCTCAGCCTGCTGCTGGCACTTGCTCTGCGAAACGCCTTGATGATACAAGCCAGGGCCAGGGCCGGCCTACAGGGCCTGCTGATGGCTGGGGACTGTCCCACTGAGGGTGCTCCGTGGAACTGGACACTAGCAGAGGCAGGTGATGCCCACCTTCAGCCCCAGGCACCCAGTTGGCCAGCAGCTGAGGAGGGGGAGTGCGGCCTTACAGCGCTGGAGCTCAGTCCTGAGGAGGCCCGGGAGCTGCGGGCTGCCGTGGCCCAGCTTCTGGATGCCTCCTACCTgctcactcctgtggctcaggcccAGCTTCtgtggctgctgggctgggccctgCGGGGTCTTCGGGGACAGCCACCAGTGCTCTTCAAGCCACAGCTGGTACGGCTGCTGGGCACAGCACAGCTGACGCTGCTGCACGCCGTCCTGGCCCTCAAGGCGGCCTTTGGCGAGGCACTGTTCACGGCCCAGGACGAGGCCTTGCTGCTTCGCCGGCTCATCTTGGCTGCCCAGCACCCGGCCCTGCCGCTGCCCGCCCATCTCTTCTGCCTGCACTGTCTCTTGAGCTTCCCTGAGAACTGGCCGCTGGGCCCTGCAGGCGAGGAGGCTGCCCCACTGCTGCTGGGGTCCCAGCTATGCCGTGGCCTCCTGCCCAGTCTCCTGCATGACCCGATGGCCCTCCTGGCCCGCTTGCATCTGCTGTGCCTGCTCTGTGTGGAAGACGAAGACAaggaggagcaaggccaggatccgAGCCCCCGGCGCTACCTGGAGGAGCTACTGGCCGGCCTGCGGCAGAGGGCAGCCCTGGACGGCGGCCCCCGGGCCTTGGCCACGCTCTGCTTCCAGGCCTCTTACCTGGTTGCTCGCTGCCTGGCTGGACACCCTGTGGTGCTGACGCCCTTGACCCATGGACTGGCCCAGCTGTACCGAGCCCGGCCTGCCCTGACTCCCCACTTTGCAGATCTCCTGGATCAGGTGGGCCCCGAGCTGGGGGAACCCTTGAAGGTGGTCTTGAGGCAGGAGGTGGTgtccaggccaggcagggatgaGGCCCTTCGTTGGCACCTGCAGATGCTGGCGAAGGTGGCAGACGGGGATGCCCAGGGTGCCACGCTCAGCTTTTTGCAGGCCGCGGCCACCCACTGCACGGACTGGGGTCTCCAGCAGGCCCTGCTAAAGGTCTGCCGGGCCCTACTGCGGGCCGGGGTCGTGAGGGGCCTGGCGGACTTGCTGCAGGCGCTGGCCAGGCAGCTGGAGGACCCTGATGGGCGGGACCACGCTCGCCTCTACTATGTCCTCCTGGCCCACCTGGCGAGGCCCAAGCTGGGGGtggccctgggcccctcccttGCTGCACCTGCACTGGCCTCTTCGCTGGTGGCTGAGAATCAGGGCTTTGCTAAGGCACTGATGGTGCAGGAGGCCCCGGCCCCAATTCGGCTAAGCCTGGGTCCCCGCAGAGCTGAGGGCCCAGTCCCAGTGCTCCAGCTCCAGGTGGAGGTGCTGGAGCCAGTGTATTCTCTGGAGCTGCGCTTCAGTGTGGAAAGACAGCTCTATGCACCCCTGGGGGCTGTCCACGTGCCCTGCCTGTGTCCCAGCCGCCCTGCCCGccctctgctcctgcctctgCAGCCCCGACGCTCGGCTCCCGCGAGGCTGGCTGTGCGCGCCCTGTACACCACACCCGCGGGCCTCACGTGCCACGCTCACCTGCCTCCCCTGCTCGTGAGCTTCGCTgacctctttctccctttcccccagcccCCCGAGGGGGCCAAGGAGGACTTCTTTGAGGAGCTCTGGGACTCCTGCCTGCCGAAGGGCGCCGAGAGTCACTTGTGGTGCCCTCTCGGGCCGCATGGGCTGGAGGCCTTGGTGTCCCGCCACCTGGAACCCTTTGTGGTGGTGGCCCAACCCCCCACCAGCTACTGTGTCGCCATCCATCTCCCCCCGAACTCAAAGTTGCTGCTGCGGCTGGAGGCAGCCCAGGCGGACGGTGTGCCTGTGGCCCTGCGGACAGATGACTGGGCAGTGCTGCCGCTGGTGGGGGACTACCtccgtgggctggcagctgctggcTGA